A portion of the Sus scrofa isolate TJ Tabasco breed Duroc chromosome 5, Sscrofa11.1, whole genome shotgun sequence genome contains these proteins:
- the LOC100517094 gene encoding olfactory receptor 8S1-like — translation MNNFTFFTEFILLGLSDDPHSRALLFALFLGIYLLTLIGNLVMILVIRGDSHLHIPMYFFLGHLSFIDICFSSVTMPKMLQNFLSQKKSISVWGCITQSFFFLLNGCTEASLLSAMAYDRYAAVCHPLLYTMVMNRTLCNAMVSAAWVMGFLNSLVNNIFIHKLHFCGSNIISHFCCELPSLFPLSCTDPAANEFLLSGTSAFLGLLTLPLILFSYSRIIPAILNIHSSEGQGKAFSTCSSHLTVVLLFYGTALFRYISPASGSVLEQMVSIQYGVITSLLNPLIYSLKNQEVKAALQRMLRQ, via the coding sequence ATGAACAACTTCACTTTCTTCACCGAGTTCATCCTCCTCGGGCTGTCTGATGACCCCCACAGCCGGGCTCTGCTCTTTGCGCTCTTCCTAGGAATTTATCTCCTGACCCTCATAGGGAATCTGGTGATGATCCTGGTGATCAGAGGGGATTCTCACCTCCACAtccccatgtatttctttcttgggCACCTGTCCTTCATAGATATCTGCTTCTCCTCAGTTACCATGCCCAAAATGCTACAGAACTTCCTGTCTCAGAAGAAAAGCATCTCAGTGTGGGGCTGCATTAcccagagtttcttttttcttctcaatgGATGTACCGAAGCCAGTCTTCTCTctgccatggcctatgaccgctatgctgCTGTCTGCCATCCTCTGCTCTACACCATGGTTATGAACAGGACTCTCTGCAATGCAATGGTCAGTGCAGCATGGGTGATGGGGTTTCTGAACTCAttagtaaataatattttcatccACAAGTTACATTTCTGCGGATCCAACATCATCTCCCATTTCTGCTGTGAGCTACCATCACTATTCCCTCTGTCCTGTACAGATCCTGCTGCTAACGAGTTCCTTCTGTCAGGGACCAGTGCATTTCTGGGACTTCTGACACTTCCCCTGATCCTGTTCTCTTACTCCAGAATCATTCCTGCCATTCTGAACATCCACTCCTCTGAGGGCCAAggcaaggccttctccacctgctcctcccacctcaCAGTGGTGCTCCTGTTCTATGGGACAGCTCTATTCAGGTACATCAGCCCTGCATCAGGCTCAGTGTTGGAGCAAATGGTCTCCATTCAGTACGGTGTGATCACATCCTTgctgaaccccctcatctacagcctcaAGAACCAGGAGGTAAAGGCAGCTCTGCAAAGGATGCTGAGGCAGTGA